The following proteins are encoded in a genomic region of Patescibacteria group bacterium:
- a CDS encoding tetratricopeptide repeat protein: MKRIFILTLAISSIVCNCYAEYEIDEELTAREHFNKGMVYYNRHNYDHSILQFTKAIQMNPQFADAFKQRGNAFLKLGDYDRAIWDYDYAIELNPKYPNLYLDRGSAYRNKGDTEKALADYTKALEISPNFIMVYEGRGMVYADVGEYDKAIADFTKIIELEPDNARAFYRRGKAYSAKGEYGKAVANFNSALSLSPKYYKARFERASAYLNKGDIDRGISEYDKLLRENPRDNAAYNNRGYGYFLKGDNESAIKDYSAALELNPYDVDAWDNIGISYYLTERYLMAKESLETAAELGSVCYECYYYLSEMYAKDGEAEKAKMYRDKAQQYKQQGIK, translated from the coding sequence AGACGAGGAGTTGACCGCCCGTGAGCATTTTAACAAGGGCATGGTTTATTATAACAGGCATAATTACGACCACTCAATCCTGCAGTTCACCAAAGCCATCCAGATGAACCCACAGTTTGCCGATGCCTTCAAACAGAGGGGGAACGCATTCCTTAAATTGGGTGATTACGACCGCGCGATCTGGGACTACGACTACGCGATAGAACTTAATCCTAAATACCCGAACCTCTATTTAGACCGCGGTTCCGCATATCGCAACAAGGGTGATACCGAAAAAGCCCTTGCCGATTACACCAAAGCGCTGGAGATCAGCCCCAACTTTATTATGGTCTATGAAGGCCGGGGTATGGTATACGCGGATGTCGGCGAATACGACAAGGCGATAGCGGATTTTACGAAGATAATCGAACTTGAGCCCGATAACGCCCGCGCTTTTTATCGCCGCGGCAAGGCTTACAGCGCTAAAGGGGAATACGGCAAGGCCGTCGCGAATTTTAACAGTGCACTGAGCTTATCGCCCAAGTACTACAAAGCGCGTTTTGAGCGCGCGAGCGCCTATTTAAATAAAGGAGACATCGACAGGGGGATATCCGAGTACGACAAATTGTTAAGGGAGAATCCGCGTGATAACGCCGCTTATAATAACCGGGGATACGGCTACTTCCTGAAAGGCGATAATGAATCCGCGATAAAAGACTATTCCGCGGCCCTTGAACTTAATCCCTATGACGTGGATGCCTGGGATAATATAGGTATATCGTATTACCTGACGGAGAGATATTTAATGGCGAAAGAGTCGCTTGAAACAGCAGCGGAGTTGGGTTCCGTATGTTATGAGTGTTACTATTATTTAAGCGAGATGTACGCAAAAGACGGCGAAGCCGAAAAGGCCAAGATGTACCGGGACAAAGCGCAGCAATATAAACAGCAAGGGATTAAATAG